The following proteins are encoded in a genomic region of Vicia villosa cultivar HV-30 ecotype Madison, WI unplaced genomic scaffold, Vvil1.0 ctg.000366F_1_1, whole genome shotgun sequence:
- the LOC131627539 gene encoding uncharacterized protein LOC131627539, which produces MVELEKYYMDIMFVPCGFLILVLYHFWLWHMTRTQPFTTTLGRDADGRRFWVLAMMKDIENNLVAVQSLRNLIMGTTLMSTTSIFLCAGLGAIISSTYSVKKPIKESVFGAHGDFVVVLKYAIVLTILSFSFVCNTLSSAFINQVNMLICIPQNVKSMVTPEYLSHHIAKAMLLNLVGNRLFYTAITIQLWIFGPLLPFLSSMLMVCILYNLDFVGGTRPKNEEMDFIHSDA; this is translated from the exons atggttGAGTTGGAAAAATATTATATGGATATAATGTTTGTACCATGTGGATTTCTCATCCTTGTTTTATATCATTTCTGGTTATGGCATATGACTCGAACACAGCCATTCACCACAACTTTGGGAAGAGATGCAGATGGTCGAAGATTTTGGGTTCTTGCGATGATGAAG GATATTGAGAACAACCTCGTTGCAGTCCAAAGTCTTCGAAACCTAATAATGGGAACAACGCTAATGTCAACAACATCAATTTTCCTATGTGCTGGTCTAGGAGCAATTATAAGCAGCACTTATAGTGTTAAAAAGCCAATCAAAGAATCAGTTTTTGGAGCACATGGTGATTTTGTGGTAGTACTAAAATATGCAATAGTACTAACAATATTATCATTCTCATTTGTGTGCAACACTCTCTCTTCAGCATTTATCAATCAAGTGAATATGCTAATTTGCATTCCACAAAATGTTAAGTCTATGGTGACCCCAGAATATTTGTCCCACCATATTGCAAAGGCTATGTTACTAAACTTAGTTGGAAATAGGCTTTTCTATACTGCAATTACAATTCAACTTTGGATCTTTGGGCCATTGTTACCTTTCCTCTCTTCAATGTTAATGGTTTGTATACTATATAATCTTGACTTTGTTGGTGGGACCCGCCCTAAGAATGAAGAGATGGATTTTATACATAGTGATGCATGA